One Lutzomyia longipalpis isolate SR_M1_2022 chromosome 4, ASM2433408v1 DNA segment encodes these proteins:
- the LOC129794861 gene encoding zinc finger protein 287-like: MESSANPPNPDQTKAPESLCRLCLARECHIKSISDYESQKNRPGELQKLIEEGTGIQIEQNDLAKGLCASCAGMVVTVVKFRRKCQKINMEMRNLREEFLKESPADDMELLLYYLENEVEKLESSNHAEDPEHATEHTETIELREIENHPPPSPDCASRDAEMHEESNHASSSDSIGDLGEIDENEELEYVDKWERMRRMKKKSLEKKVSKKNSRFSDSNDSEEEFQKFFPEKPKRVWKKRPPGKKTSKKNEKSSKALDSVEKLGKKGVNEVEKKVNVDGRKRRKKKEPPEKPKKVVSQKNPGLCHICGKHFNYISVHKLKHLSVLQHKCDVCGRYFRRKSDLRQHERYHREPQFACEICGKREYRRTKLQIHLLQHTNERPFVCEVCQKGFREKKHLVVHRRIHTGEKPCVCTICGERFTTQAGLAQHKKSRHKANTMK; the protein is encoded by the exons ATGGAGTCTTCTGCGAATCCGCCAAATCCTGACCAAACAAAAGCCCCAGAATCTCTCTGTCGACTGTGTTTAGCAAGGGAGTGtcatataaaatcaatttctgaCTATGAATCCCAAAAGAATCGTCCTGGGGAGCTGCAAAAGCTCATTGAAGAGGGAACTGGAATTCAG ATTGAGCAAAATGATTTAGCAAAGGGCTTGTGTGCTTCCTGTGCCGGGATGGTGGTTACCGTGGTGAAATTCCGGAGGAAATGTCAGAAAATCAACATGGAAATGCGAAATCTCCGAGAGGAATTCCTTAAGGAGTCTCCTGCGGATGATATGGAGCTTCTGCTGTACTACCTTGAGAATGAAGTGGAAAAACTAGAAAGTTCTAACCATGCAGAGGATCCAGAGCATGCCACAGAACATACAGAGACCATAGAGCTTAGGGAGATTGAGAATCATCCTCCTCCATCACCAGATTGTGCCTCCAGGGATGCTGAAATGCATGAAGAAAGTAATCATGCAAGTTCCTCAGATTCCATTGGAGATTTGGGAGAAATCGATGAGAACGAGGAATTGGAGTATGTGGATAAATGGGAGAGGATGAGGAGGATGAAGAAGAAGTCCCTGGAAAAGAAAGTctccaagaaaaattcaagatttaGTGATTCCAATGACAGTGAGGAGGAGTTTCAGAAGTTCTTTCCGGAAAAACCAAAAAGGGTGTGGAAGAAGAGGCCTCCGGGAAAGAAAActtccaagaaaaatgaaaaatcatctaAAGCATTGGATTCTGTTGAGAAATTAGGGAAGAAGGGGGTCAATGAGGTCGAGAAAAAGGTTAATGTGGATGGAAGGAAAAGGAGAAAGAAGAAGGAACCTCCGGAAAAGCCAAAAAAGGTCGTTTCTCAGAAAAATCCAGGGCTTTGTCATATTTGTGGGAAGCACTTTAACTACATCAGTGTCCACAAGTTGAAGCACCTAAGTGTCCTGCAGCACAAATGCGACGTATGCGGGAGGTATTTCCGCAGGAAAAGTGATCTCCGGCAGCATGAAAGGTACCACAGAGAGCCCCAATTTGCATGCGAAATCTGCGGGAAGCGTGAATACCGAAGGACAAAGCTACAAATCCACCTTCTGCAGCACACAAATGAGCGCCCCTTTGTCTGCGAAGTCTGCCAGAAGGGCTTCCGGGAGAAGAAGCATCTCGTTGTCCACAGACGCATTCACACGGGTGAGAAGCCCTGCGTTTGCACCATTTGCGGGGAACGCTTCACAACGCAAGCTGGATTGGCGCAGCACAAGAAGTCGAGGCACAAAGCAAACacgatgaaataa